The Anguilla anguilla isolate fAngAng1 chromosome 4, fAngAng1.pri, whole genome shotgun sequence genome has a window encoding:
- the magoh gene encoding protein mago nashi homolog → MSTSDFYLRYYVGHKGKFGHEFLEFEFRPDGKLRYANNSNYKNDVMIRKEAYVHKSVMEELKRIIDDSEITKEDDALWPPPDRVGRQELEIVIGDEHISFTTSKIGSLIDVNQSKDPEGLRVFYYLVQDLKCLVFSLIGLHFKIKPI, encoded by the exons atgtctACAAGCGACTTTTACTTGAGATACTACGTCGGACACAAGGGCAAATTCGGCCATGAGTTTCTGGAATTTGAATTTCGGCCGGATG GAAAGTTAAGGTATGCAAACAACAGCAACTACAAGAATGATGTCATGATCAGAAAAGAG GCATACGTACACAAGAGTGTGATGGAGGAGTTGAAGAGGATAATCGACGATAGCGAGATAACAAAAGAAGACGACGCGCTCTGGCCACCACCAGATCGAGTGGGCAGACAG gaactgGAGATTGTCATTGGTGATGAGCACATCTCATTCACAACCTCCAAGATTGGGTCCTTGATTGATGTCAACCAGTCCAA AGATCCAGAAGGCCTCAGAGTTTTCTACTACCTGGTCCAAGATCTGAAGTGTCTGGTCTTCAGTCTCATTGGCTTGCACTTCAAAATCAAACCCATCTAA
- the cpt2 gene encoding carnitine O-palmitoyltransferase 2, mitochondrial, with the protein MAYFLSVRFISELRKSRNLLPVSNMVTSPGLSNNRRCYSSKVGSEYLHKSIVPTMHYQKSLPRLPIPKLEDTITRYLAAQRPLLNDEQYRNTEKLAHSFQSGVGKELHEDLVAQDKKNKHTSYISAPWFDMYLSARDSVVLNFNPFMSFNSDPKPEYNDQLLRATNMVASAVRFMKTLRGGFLEPEVFHLNPAKSDTESFKRLIRWVPPALSWYGAYMVNAYPLDMSQYFRLFNSTRIPKPGRDELFTNDKGRHLLVMRKGNMYAFDVVDRDGNLVKPAEIQSHLEYVLSDPSPAPAFPLGFLTSENRDVWAGLREKLLGSGNAEALRTVDSALFCLCLDDESMRDHIQISHNMLHGDGCNRWYDKSFSIILTKDGQAAINFEHSWGDGVAVLRFQNEIFKDTTERPLVGPGSPAAAVDSASAVRRLEFKLDGELEGGVAKARENFRAAVSKLTIDAMEFRRGGKEALKKKKLSPDAMAQLAFQMGFLRQYGQTTATYESCSTAAFRHGRTETIRPATVHTRRCAEAFVCRPSQHSVDQLQGMLNDCSKYHGQLTKEAAMGQGFDRHLFAMRYLANSKGMPLPSLYQDPAYAAINHNILSTSTLTSPAVSLGGFAPVVPDGFGVGYGVHDDWIGCNVSSYPARNVHEFLQCVHKSLEDIFTVCEGKSLS; encoded by the exons ATGGCATATTTCCTTTCTGTGCGGTTTATATCGGAACTTAGAAAATCTAGGAATCTGTTACCTGTAAGTAATATGGTTACATCCCCAGGCCTGTCGAATAACAGACGGTGCTACAGCAGCAAAGTTGGGTCTGAATATTTGCATAAGAGCATTGTACCAACAATGCACTATCAAAAGAGTTTACCACG actGCCAATTCCAAAGCTGGAAGACACGATTACACGTTATTTGGCTGCCCAGAGGCCTCTCTTAAACGATGAACAGTACAG aaacactgagaaacTGGCTCACAGCTTCCAAAGTGGGGTGGGAAAAGAGCTTCATGAGGACTTGGTGGCTCAGGACAAGAAGAACAAGCACACAAGCTACATCTCTG cGCCATGGTTCGATATGTACCTTTCTGCAAGGGATTCGGTGGTGCTGAACTTCAACCCTTTCATGTCCTTCAACTCTGACCCGAAGCCCGAATACAACGACCAGCTGCTGCGCGCCACCAACATGGTGGCCTCGGCGGTGCGCTTCATGAAGACGCTTCGTGGCGGGTTCCTGGAGCCCGAGGTTTTCCACCTGAACCCCGCCAAAAGCGACACGGAGAGTTTCAAAAGGCTCATCCGCTGGGTGCCGCCGGCGCTCTCCTGGTACGGCGCCTACATGGTGAACGCGTACCCTTTGGACATGTCCCAGTACTTCCGGCTCTTCAACTCCACCCGCATCCCCAAGCCTGGACGGGACGAGCTCTTCACCAACGACAAGGGCCGACACCTGCTGGTGATGAGGAAGGGCAACATGTACGCGTTTGACGTGGTGGACCGGGACGGGAACCTGGTGAAGCCCGCGGAGATCCAGTCCCATTTAGAGTACGTCCTGTCCGATCCCTCCCCGGCCCCGGCGTTCCCGCTGGGCTTCCTGACCAGCGAGAACCGGGACGTGTGGGCGGGCCTGCGGGAGAAGCTGCTGGGGTCGGGGAACGCGGAGGCGCTGAGGACGGTGGACAGCGCTCTCTTCTGCCTGTGCCTCGACGACGAGTCCATGCGCGACCACATCCAGATATCCCACAACATGCTGCACGGCGACGGGTGCAACCGCTGGTACGACAAGTCCTTCAGCATCATCCTGACCAAAGACGGGCAGGCTGCCATTAACTTCGAGCACTCGTGGGGAGACGGCGTCGCCGTCCTCCGCTTCCAGAACGAGATTTTCAAGGACACCACGGAGCGGCCCCTGGTCGGCCCCGGCTCCCCGGCGGCCGCCGTGGATTCGGCCTCCGCGGTGCGCAGGCTCGAGTTCAAACTGGACGGCGAGCTGGAGGGCGGCGTCGCCAAAGCCAGGGAGAACTTCCGGGCGGCCGTCTCCAAGCTCACCATCGACGCCATGGAGTtcaggagagggggaaaggaggcgctgaagaagaagaagctgagCCCGGACGCCATGGCGCAGCTGGCCTTCCAGATGGGCTTCCTGCGGCAGTACGGGCAGACGACGGCCACCTACGAGTCCTGCAGCACCGCGGCCTTCCGCCACGGCCGCACGGAGACCATCCGCCCGGCCACCGTCCACACGCGGCGCTGCGCCGAGGCTTTCGTTTGCCGGCCGAGCCAGCACTCTGTGGACCAGCTGCAAGGCATGCTGAACGACTGCTCCAAATATCACGGGCAGCTCACTAAGGAGGCCGCTATGG GCCAGGGGTTCGATCGTCACCTGTTTGCAATGCGCTACCTTGCAAATTCCAAGGGCATGCCACTGCCTAGTCTGTACCAGGACCCAGCGTATGCAGCTATAAATCACAACATCCTCTCCACCAGCACTCTTACCAGCCCTGCGGTTAGCTTGGGCGGGTTTGCACCAGTCGTGCCTGATGGATTTGGGGTGGGCTATGGGGTCCATGACGATTGGATCGGATGCAATGTCTCTAGCTACCCAGCTCGCAACGTCCATGAATTCCTGCAGTGCGTTCACAAGTCCCTGGAGGACATCTTCACTGTTTGCGAGGGCAAGTCCTTAAGCTAG